In Nicotiana tabacum cultivar K326 chromosome 2, ASM71507v2, whole genome shotgun sequence, the following proteins share a genomic window:
- the LOC107775928 gene encoding uncharacterized protein At4g06598-like, giving the protein MANSKGASSMRNMVYNGKSSLLPPKSPFPSISPSYVDYVPSSAVTQKGISKSRDGSHHQRTSSESCLIEEQPSWLDDLLNEPETPVRRGGHRRSSSDSFTYHDAANIANLDYIAQDDNKFRNLTPVPSWGSQDFDYYKDARHATFHVDQNFSNRQKNRARDASPNAIQHPRGRPPFRENVKTHSLGASCPPQEGERPKSAGSDKQDLVESVSPNPVGSGEKKDSSHSKSSASESDTKRAKQQFAQRSRVRKLQYISELERNVQALQAEGSEVSAELEFLNQQSLILSMENKALKQRLENLAQEQLIKYLEHEVLEKERGRLRALYQQQQLPQSQQQQQSSSSHRRTTSRDLDQQFADLSLKHKEGFGQLHM; this is encoded by the exons ATGGCAAATTCCAAGGGGGCATCTAGCATGAGAAATATGGTGTACAATGGAAAGAGCTCTTTACTGCCTCCTAAAAGTCCGTTTCCTAGCATATCTCCCTCGTATGTTGATTATGTCCCTAGTTCTGCTGTCACCCAAAAAGGCATTTCAAAATCTAGAGATGGTTCACACCATCAGCGCACTTCTTCTGAAAGTTGTCTTATAGAGGAGCAACCATCTTGGTTGGATGATCTTCTTAACGAGCCGGAAACTCCAGTACGCAGAGGTGGCCATCGACGTTCATCTAGTGACTCCTTTACATATCATGATGCTGCTAACATTGCAAACTTAGATTACATAGCTCAAGATGATAACAAATTCAGAAATTTAACTCCTGTCCCTTCCTGGGGATCCCAAGACTTTGATTATTACAAAGATGCTCGGCATGCCACATTTCATGTTGATCAAAACTTCTCAAACCGACAAAAGAATAGGGCAAGGGATGCTTCTCCAAATGCAATACAACATCCCCGTGGCCGGCCCCCTTTTAGGGAAAATGTCAAGACTCACAGCTTGGGAGCATCATGTCCTCCACAAGAAGGAGAGAGGCCCAAATCTGCAGGAAGCGACAAgcaggatttagttgaatctgtCTCTCCTAATCCAGTGGGATCAGGTGAAAAAAAGGATTCTTCTCACAGCAAGAGTTCTGCATCAGAAAGTGACACGAAACGTGCAAAGCA ACAGTTTGCTCAACGATCGCGAGTTCGGAAGCTTCAATACATATCTGAGCTGGAAAGAAATGTACAAGCTCTGCAG GCTGAAGGTTCTGAAGTGTCCGCTGAGCTTGAATTCCTTAACCAGCAGAGCCTTATTCTAAGCATGGAGAATAAAGCCTTAAAGCAGCGCTTAGAAAATTTAGCTCAAGAACAGCTGATAAAGTATT TGGAGCATGAAGTACtggaaaaagaaagaggaagacTACGAGCATTGTACCAGCAGCAGCAACTGCCACAGTCGCAGCAGCAACAGCAATCATCTTCCAGCCATCGACGCACGACAAGTAGGGATCTTGATCAGCAATTTGCAGACCTGTCTTTGAAACACAAAGAGGGTTTTGGCCAACTTCACATGTGA